In Candidatus Babeliales bacterium, the following proteins share a genomic window:
- a CDS encoding NUDIX domain-containing protein, which produces MNLHNIQDDELLDIVNDEDRVIGQQYRSVIYVNNLHNYRGINGFIKNSQGQLWIPRRTAHKKLFPLALDTSVGGHVMSGESYLEAFARETKEELNLDISELKHKQIGYFTPANHSVSGFMHVYEIVLDTEPHYNKADFIESYWLYPHEIIERLHNGDKAKDDLSKLIKLLYKC; this is translated from the coding sequence ATGAACCTACATAATATTCAAGACGATGAACTTCTAGATATTGTAAACGATGAAGATAGAGTAATCGGTCAGCAATATCGCTCTGTAATTTATGTAAATAATTTACATAATTATCGTGGCATTAACGGATTTATTAAAAACTCTCAAGGACAACTGTGGATTCCGCGGCGGACGGCGCATAAAAAACTTTTTCCTTTAGCACTTGATACCAGCGTTGGCGGGCACGTAATGTCTGGAGAAAGTTATCTTGAAGCATTTGCGCGAGAGACGAAAGAAGAATTAAATCTTGATATTTCAGAATTAAAACATAAACAAATAGGTTATTTTACGCCAGCAAACCATTCAGTTTCCGGTTTTATGCACGTATACGAAATAGTATTGGACACAGAGCCGCATTATAACAAGGCTGATTTTATTGAATCATACTGGCTTTATCCGCATGAAATTATTGAGCGGTTGCATAACGGCGATAAAGCCAAAGATGATTTATCAAAACTCATAAAGCTTTTATATAAGTGCTGA
- a CDS encoding alkaline phosphatase family protein encodes MKFVHHYFILFLCSIAPADLLSQPPRLIITFVIDQLSCSNFMKLSPYFTGGFKRLLENGVVFRNATWPHSLPSTGPGHTGLVTGTIPSVHGIIGNDWPDQNGNKVMCDGDTPENAAVFSPDGFYDFGKSTRNTMADTVGDQAMIASTAERPFAVYSISGKSRSGTAMAGKLGKAIWFDDNSGQYTSSKAFFDELPTWLTSYNDQIKKKITAYTWQPYFITSHKAYSCTNPNSNKYARAEEILNVPMELNEENPKEFYHLIERTPLYHDLILGCATECLDHCLKQDPVPTIILWIGLSGTDKIGHLFGNSSKEYCDILYHLDAQLDRFMREVGTRINPVDTLFLLTSDHGSMPIVELLTEKKFNLAKRINTVDLTNTLNKTVEEKIGIQNLITLVDTPNIYFDQKIWNSLDQKKQSTALKLLKKTIRKTPGIKQVWTYKELEKAYFHLWDKGQLYKNQLFPGRSGQLIFQVYPYVYASKYTTGAGHKTPYEYDIHVPLIFYQPNIISDKRVDKPVLVPQVAPTITSILQIPRPSAALFGELPGISH; translated from the coding sequence ATGAAGTTCGTGCATCATTATTTTATTTTATTCCTTTGTTCTATAGCGCCAGCAGATCTTTTATCCCAACCTCCACGACTTATTATTACGTTTGTTATCGATCAACTTTCATGTTCGAATTTTATGAAGCTGTCGCCCTATTTTACTGGTGGATTTAAACGTTTACTTGAGAATGGTGTTGTGTTTAGGAATGCAACATGGCCCCATTCACTACCAAGTACGGGCCCAGGACACACGGGATTGGTGACTGGGACTATTCCATCGGTTCACGGCATTATCGGTAATGATTGGCCCGATCAAAATGGCAATAAGGTTATGTGCGATGGCGACACTCCGGAAAACGCGGCAGTTTTTTCACCTGATGGTTTTTATGATTTTGGTAAATCAACGCGCAATACGATGGCCGATACCGTTGGCGATCAAGCGATGATTGCATCAACGGCAGAGCGTCCGTTTGCTGTCTATTCTATTTCAGGAAAGAGCAGATCAGGAACTGCAATGGCCGGAAAGCTTGGTAAAGCAATTTGGTTCGATGATAACTCCGGGCAATACACATCGAGCAAAGCTTTTTTTGATGAACTTCCCACCTGGCTCACTTCATATAATGATCAGATCAAAAAAAAGATTACTGCGTATACGTGGCAACCGTATTTTATCACTTCTCATAAAGCATATTCTTGTACGAATCCAAATAGTAACAAATATGCGCGCGCAGAGGAGATTTTGAACGTACCCATGGAACTAAATGAGGAGAATCCAAAAGAATTTTATCATCTGATTGAAAGAACCCCCCTTTATCACGATTTAATTCTTGGCTGTGCCACAGAATGTTTAGATCACTGCCTGAAGCAAGATCCCGTGCCCACGATTATTTTGTGGATCGGATTGAGCGGCACCGATAAAATAGGCCACCTTTTTGGCAACAGCAGCAAAGAATATTGCGATATTCTTTATCACCTTGATGCACAACTTGATAGATTTATGAGAGAAGTTGGCACCAGAATTAACCCAGTCGATACCCTTTTTTTACTTACATCAGATCATGGCAGTATGCCAATTGTCGAACTCCTTACCGAAAAGAAATTTAATTTAGCAAAAAGAATTAATACGGTTGATTTAACAAATACCTTAAATAAAACTGTTGAAGAAAAAATCGGAATACAAAATCTTATAACGTTAGTTGATACGCCCAATATTTATTTTGATCAGAAAATATGGAATTCCCTGGATCAAAAAAAACAATCCACGGCCCTAAAGTTACTAAAAAAAACGATCCGTAAAACACCTGGCATTAAACAGGTATGGACCTACAAAGAGCTAGAAAAAGCTTATTTTCATTTGTGGGATAAGGGGCAGCTTTATAAAAATCAACTATTTCCAGGGCGATCAGGCCAATTAATTTTTCAGGTTTACCCGTATGTTTACGCAAGTAAATATACAACTGGCGCGGGACATAAAACGCCGTACGAATACGATATACACGTTCCGCTTATCTTCTATCAGCCAAACATTATTTCAGATAAACGGGTAGATAAACCGGTCTTAGTTCCGCAAGTAGCGCCGACCATTACCTCCATTTTGCAAATACCGCGCCCATCGGCTGCTTTATTTGGCGAATTGCCAGGTATTTCGCATTAA
- the murD gene encoding UDP-N-acetylmuramoyl-L-alanine--D-glutamate ligase produces the protein MALNDLLTSRKSLGIWGFGVVGKSVAQFLTDYPVKLSVMEKRSLSDQEKEYCTQHSITFFSEEQKSEFLNSNDVIIPSPGIDLRDDAHYRSKFLSELDIFSEIFTKPIISVTGTVGKTSTTHFLSTFLSQSMRVATGGNIGTGMLDLIAHQENKDCAVLELSSFQLEYCKMFAPQLAIWTNLYPNHLDRHGTMEQYLKAKLNIMCNQKSGQHALVPVDLLKFDAIKNYLACAPQLVSFFSEQKIDIHELNAIKTHKLFWIEDDKIVVHQNGLTKPLIAIEELPKHSFVENWIAVVAAAEILNKPIDPIRTISFESDVLSHRLEAIKTKQGIIFFDDSKGTIAQSTLAAVRSFNNQPLVLMLGGLSKGVDRSALIAELPSTIKAIICFGKEADQLAQWCAARNFIHYSCPTLEDAFQACTSYADAQTPVLFSPSGSSYDLFTDYKMRGKRFKELVAQHYTIL, from the coding sequence ATGGCACTAAATGATCTTCTGACTTCTCGTAAGTCCCTGGGAATTTGGGGGTTTGGTGTGGTCGGTAAATCCGTTGCGCAATTTCTTACCGATTATCCGGTAAAATTATCGGTAATGGAGAAGCGATCACTTTCTGATCAAGAGAAAGAATATTGCACTCAGCATTCGATTACTTTTTTTAGTGAAGAGCAAAAAAGTGAGTTCCTAAATTCTAATGATGTTATCATCCCAAGCCCAGGAATTGATCTGCGCGATGACGCACATTATCGTTCTAAATTCTTAAGCGAACTAGACATCTTTTCTGAAATTTTTACAAAACCGATAATCTCGGTAACGGGAACAGTTGGAAAAACTTCAACAACCCATTTTCTTTCTACCTTTCTTTCTCAATCGATGCGAGTTGCAACCGGTGGTAATATTGGGACCGGGATGCTGGATTTAATTGCTCATCAAGAGAATAAAGATTGTGCTGTTCTTGAGCTCTCTAGCTTTCAACTTGAATATTGCAAAATGTTCGCACCGCAATTGGCAATTTGGACAAATCTCTATCCAAACCATCTGGACCGACACGGCACGATGGAACAATATTTAAAGGCAAAGTTGAATATAATGTGCAATCAAAAGAGTGGGCAACATGCCTTAGTGCCGGTGGACCTTTTAAAATTTGATGCGATTAAAAATTATTTGGCCTGCGCTCCGCAATTAGTATCTTTTTTTTCTGAACAAAAGATCGATATACATGAGTTGAATGCAATAAAAACGCATAAATTATTTTGGATTGAAGATGATAAAATAGTGGTGCATCAAAATGGCTTAACCAAACCACTCATTGCAATTGAAGAATTACCTAAGCATTCATTTGTGGAAAATTGGATTGCTGTTGTGGCCGCAGCAGAAATTTTAAATAAGCCTATCGATCCCATACGTACTATTTCTTTTGAATCTGATGTACTCAGCCATCGGCTGGAGGCAATTAAAACCAAACAAGGAATAATTTTTTTTGATGATTCCAAAGGGACCATCGCGCAATCGACGCTCGCGGCAGTTCGATCATTTAACAATCAACCGTTGGTATTAATGCTTGGTGGATTGAGCAAGGGCGTCGATAGATCTGCATTAATTGCTGAATTGCCATCCACGATCAAAGCGATCATTTGTTTTGGAAAAGAGGCTGATCAGCTTGCACAATGGTGCGCCGCGCGCAATTTCATACATTATTCTTGCCCAACCCTTGAAGACGCCTTTCAAGCATGCACCAGCTATGCCGACGCTCAAACGCCGGTTCTTTTCTCGCCCAGCGGCTCAAGCTACGATCTTTTTACCGATTACAAAATGAGGGGTAAACGGTTTAAAGAGTTGGTCGCGCAGCATTACACGATTTTATAA
- the ileS gene encoding isoleucine--tRNA ligase, giving the protein MVDEKSPISFKDTLNLPTTTFPIRPNHNIDDPILLERWQKENLYAKAFKLNEGNEKFILHDGPPYANGHIHLGHAYNKILKDIVTKSQRMAGKHVPVTPGWDCHGLPIEIKVTKEKPELHGLALLQACRAYAQQWIDVQRKEFKQLGVVMDWDHPYLTMNPRYEAETIRAFGTFVADGYMEKKKKTVPWCFHDQTVLATAEIEHKERKDPSIYVRFPLAADAVKKLLPTLAGNEISFLIWTTTPWTLPLNRAVLAKPSAMYAVIKAGDEYLVIGKSLIEKVMALNNAKAEIIAEIKGEQLAGAQVEHPFIENLRVPIIADDSVSLDDGTAFVHCAPGCGPEDYEVGVKNNLEIFSPISADGKYLPSIEPKELEGMLVTDGQIWVIKKLAALNRMWFKGSIKHNYPHCWRCHNGLIFRATNQWFCNLSHGNLKQKALQAIEKIAFLPERSGNFLKATIEGRLEWCLSRQRSWGVPIPAVLCTQCEHVIITPELVEFVAKGVEKEGIEYWQDLKMHELPFKLKCPKCSSTTFAKEKDILDVWFDSGISHYAVLKKNPALRFPADMYLEGIDQHRGWFQSSLLTSLVLEKEAAMKSILTHGFTVDEKGHKMSKSIGNVVSPDEMIKQIGTDGLRLWASSIDYSGDAIVSKELIGNVSEVYRKIRNTCRFLLSNLYDFDAAKDLVPLDEMMVIDHYALEQLYYLNASIRAAYEMADLTAVFHELSDYCSKELSSFYLDVIKDRLYTERADGKARRSAQTACWYILDTLTRLMAPVLSFTAENISDVYQKEKKDSIHLQSFTNLADVWQSIIARTAQSSVQGIDWYPFEGRAQETADAIRKLSFVTESQEQWELLKEIRSAILKAIEEKRAENLIKHSLEARVSVYFNFDEHRNEILNDFFASLERHHEKIEEFFQEFLIVSQFQVELSPKNLQESDLKGFSLIVEHARGNKCPRCWKWEENNNEYHLCNRCKEVLT; this is encoded by the coding sequence ATGGTCGACGAAAAATCACCAATAAGCTTTAAAGATACACTCAATTTACCGACGACCACGTTTCCAATTCGCCCTAATCATAACATTGATGATCCGATACTCCTGGAGCGCTGGCAAAAAGAAAATCTTTATGCAAAAGCGTTTAAACTGAATGAAGGAAACGAAAAGTTTATTTTGCACGATGGCCCTCCGTACGCAAATGGGCATATTCATTTGGGGCACGCCTACAATAAAATTTTGAAAGATATAGTAACCAAATCGCAGCGCATGGCTGGCAAACATGTGCCGGTAACCCCAGGTTGGGACTGCCATGGTTTACCAATAGAAATTAAAGTAACAAAAGAAAAGCCGGAGCTTCATGGCCTTGCACTTTTGCAAGCATGCCGCGCGTATGCGCAGCAGTGGATCGATGTACAACGCAAAGAATTTAAACAGCTTGGCGTTGTAATGGATTGGGATCATCCATATTTGACGATGAACCCAAGATACGAAGCAGAAACCATTCGCGCCTTTGGCACTTTCGTTGCCGACGGGTATATGGAAAAAAAGAAAAAAACAGTGCCTTGGTGTTTTCACGATCAAACGGTACTCGCGACCGCTGAAATCGAACACAAAGAGCGCAAAGATCCTTCAATTTATGTTCGTTTTCCACTCGCCGCTGACGCAGTAAAAAAACTGCTTCCTACTTTAGCGGGAAACGAAATAAGCTTCCTGATTTGGACAACAACGCCTTGGACGCTTCCGCTCAATCGCGCGGTACTTGCAAAACCAAGTGCCATGTACGCCGTTATCAAAGCGGGGGACGAGTATTTAGTTATTGGAAAATCGCTTATTGAAAAAGTAATGGCGCTTAATAATGCAAAAGCGGAAATAATTGCAGAAATTAAGGGGGAACAACTTGCGGGCGCACAGGTTGAACATCCTTTCATTGAAAATTTGCGAGTACCAATTATTGCTGACGACTCAGTTTCGCTTGATGATGGCACCGCATTCGTTCATTGCGCTCCCGGTTGTGGCCCTGAGGATTACGAAGTCGGCGTAAAAAATAACCTTGAGATTTTTAGCCCAATTAGTGCCGATGGCAAATATCTACCTAGTATTGAACCAAAAGAACTGGAAGGCATGTTGGTTACCGACGGGCAAATTTGGGTAATTAAAAAATTAGCTGCACTCAATCGCATGTGGTTCAAAGGTTCAATAAAACATAATTATCCGCATTGCTGGCGTTGCCATAACGGGCTTATTTTCCGCGCAACAAACCAATGGTTTTGCAATTTATCCCATGGCAACTTAAAGCAAAAAGCGCTTCAAGCAATTGAAAAAATAGCATTTCTACCTGAACGCAGCGGTAATTTTTTGAAAGCGACGATTGAAGGGCGCCTTGAATGGTGCTTATCTCGCCAGCGCAGTTGGGGTGTGCCAATTCCTGCGGTACTTTGCACACAATGCGAGCATGTAATAATTACTCCAGAACTCGTAGAGTTTGTCGCAAAGGGTGTTGAAAAAGAGGGGATTGAATATTGGCAAGATCTTAAAATGCATGAACTGCCTTTTAAGCTTAAATGCCCAAAATGTTCATCAACAACGTTTGCTAAAGAAAAAGATATTCTGGATGTATGGTTCGACTCTGGCATAAGCCATTATGCAGTCTTAAAAAAAAATCCAGCACTCCGCTTTCCTGCCGATATGTATCTTGAAGGAATTGATCAGCATCGTGGATGGTTCCAGAGTTCATTGCTCACAAGCTTAGTGCTTGAAAAAGAGGCGGCTATGAAAAGCATTTTAACGCACGGATTTACAGTCGATGAAAAAGGGCATAAAATGTCCAAATCGATTGGAAACGTGGTAAGTCCCGACGAGATGATCAAACAAATAGGTACCGATGGATTGCGCTTATGGGCGTCAAGCATCGATTATTCTGGTGATGCGATCGTTTCTAAGGAATTGATCGGAAACGTTTCAGAAGTTTATCGTAAAATTCGCAATACGTGCCGGTTCCTGCTTTCAAATCTTTACGATTTTGATGCAGCAAAAGATTTAGTGCCTCTTGATGAAATGATGGTAATCGATCATTATGCGCTCGAGCAGCTTTATTATTTAAACGCCTCGATTCGTGCCGCTTATGAAATGGCAGATTTAACTGCAGTATTTCACGAGCTTTCAGACTATTGCTCAAAAGAATTAAGCTCATTCTATCTTGATGTCATCAAAGATCGTTTGTACACCGAGCGAGCCGACGGTAAAGCACGCAGATCGGCGCAAACTGCCTGCTGGTATATTCTCGATACATTGACGCGATTAATGGCTCCAGTACTTTCATTTACAGCTGAAAATATTTCGGATGTCTATCAAAAAGAGAAAAAAGACTCCATTCATCTGCAATCGTTTACCAACCTGGCCGATGTTTGGCAATCAATTATTGCGCGAACCGCTCAATCATCGGTGCAAGGAATCGATTGGTATCCGTTTGAAGGGCGTGCGCAAGAAACGGCAGATGCAATTCGCAAGCTCAGTTTCGTTACTGAGTCGCAAGAACAATGGGAACTGTTAAAAGAAATTCGTAGCGCGATACTTAAAGCGATTGAGGAAAAACGTGCCGAAAATCTTATTAAGCATTCGCTTGAAGCCCGCGTATCGGTCTATTTCAATTTTGATGAGCATCGAAATGAAATTCTGAACGATTTTTTTGCATCACTTGAACGCCATCATGAAAAGATTGAGGAATTCTTTCAAGAATTCTTGATCGTTTCGCAATTTCAAGTGGAGCTTTCGCCAAAAAACTTGCAAGAATCGGATTTGAAAGGCTTTTCTTTAATAGTTGAACACGCACGCGGAAATAAATGCCCTCGCTGCTGGAAATGGGAAGAGAATAATAACGAATATCATTTATGCAATCGCTGCAAAGAAGTATTAACGTAA